One part of the Paenibacillus silvisoli genome encodes these proteins:
- a CDS encoding IS3 family transposase, whose translation MSKKLFSKAEQDYLSKNKYVTKISDKAITYSDEFKRLFIDQYIQGKTPREIFEAHGFNVDVLGMKRVEQSADRWKKAYQTDGIIGLTDSRKESSGRSLKREMTSDEIIAKQDARIKLLESQLELLKKADMTERLLVAKGESLPKNKLFELVENAVKQGFKRMTRYLCELLNVSHSGYYSYLRTAEARKERARRDAEIGELIQRAFSQRGYKKGSRSIKMVLENEFQVVYNRKRIRRHMRRLNLVCPHRKPNPYRRMAKATQEHRVVPNKLQRDFKKGIPGLVLLTDITYLPFGRHSEFGYLSTILDGSTGELLAYNLSNQINLSLSTDTINQLKKQRRLKLHKDAFIHSDQGSHYTSPQYQKLLKKVGLGQSMSRRGNCWDNAPQESFYGHMKDHVRSRKCSTLDELKLEIDRYIHYYNNHRYQWGLKKMTPVQYRNHLLSVA comes from the coding sequence ATGAGCAAGAAACTTTTCTCTAAGGCAGAACAAGATTATCTCTCAAAGAATAAGTACGTCACGAAAATAAGTGACAAAGCCATAACCTATTCGGATGAGTTTAAAAGGTTGTTCATCGACCAATATATCCAGGGTAAGACGCCAAGAGAGATCTTCGAAGCCCATGGCTTCAATGTGGATGTTCTAGGAATGAAGCGCGTTGAGCAAAGTGCGGACCGCTGGAAAAAGGCCTATCAGACAGACGGAATTATCGGACTCACGGACTCTCGCAAGGAATCCTCTGGCCGTTCACTTAAACGAGAAATGACGTCCGATGAGATCATCGCTAAACAAGACGCACGGATCAAGCTTCTGGAATCCCAACTTGAACTGCTAAAAAAAGCAGACATGACAGAAAGGTTGCTGGTAGCAAAGGGAGAAAGCCTCCCCAAAAATAAGCTATTCGAGTTAGTTGAAAATGCTGTAAAACAAGGATTTAAACGCATGACGCGTTACTTATGCGAATTGCTTAATGTCTCACATTCGGGGTATTACAGCTACTTAAGGACCGCAGAGGCTCGTAAAGAAAGAGCACGACGGGACGCTGAGATTGGAGAACTCATCCAAAGGGCATTCTCTCAAAGAGGCTATAAAAAGGGTTCCCGCTCAATAAAGATGGTCTTAGAAAATGAGTTTCAAGTCGTCTACAACCGCAAACGGATCCGCAGACATATGCGAAGGTTGAATCTGGTTTGTCCTCATCGTAAGCCCAATCCTTACAGACGGATGGCAAAGGCAACACAAGAGCATCGGGTTGTACCCAACAAGTTACAACGGGATTTCAAGAAGGGGATTCCGGGTCTTGTGCTGCTCACGGACATCACTTACCTCCCGTTTGGGCGTCACTCAGAGTTCGGCTACTTGTCCACCATTCTGGATGGTTCTACAGGGGAACTCCTCGCCTACAACCTCTCTAATCAAATCAACCTGTCATTATCGACAGATACCATTAACCAACTCAAGAAGCAGCGCCGGTTAAAATTACACAAGGATGCCTTTATCCACTCCGATCAGGGTTCTCACTATACAAGTCCTCAATATCAGAAATTGCTGAAGAAGGTGGGGCTTGGACAGTCCATGTCTAGGCGAGGAAATTGCTGGGACAACGCGCCTCAGGAGTCCTTTTACGGTCACATGAAAGACCACGTGAGAAGCCGCAAGTGC
- a CDS encoding NUDIX domain-containing protein: MKPIRNSAKAVIIENGRLLLTKNQDDEGFFYLFPGGGQEKFEELRDAVARECVEEIGCEVEVGDILSVREYIGKNHQFADWDAEIHQVEFYFDCRITSQADGFNGTNPDNDQIGVEWVDIELLHEKRIYPRKLADMLQHKQSKPVYIGDSN, encoded by the coding sequence ATGAAACCAATAAGAAATTCGGCGAAAGCCGTCATCATCGAGAACGGCCGGCTGCTTCTAACGAAGAATCAAGACGATGAAGGCTTCTTCTACCTCTTTCCCGGCGGCGGGCAGGAGAAGTTCGAAGAGCTTCGCGACGCCGTTGCGAGAGAGTGCGTGGAAGAGATCGGGTGCGAGGTCGAAGTCGGCGACATCCTGAGCGTTCGGGAGTATATCGGTAAAAATCATCAGTTTGCCGACTGGGATGCCGAGATCCACCAAGTGGAATTTTATTTCGACTGTCGCATTACGAGCCAGGCGGACGGTTTCAACGGCACCAATCCCGATAACGACCAAATCGGCGTGGAATGGGTCGATATCGAGCTCCTGCACGAGAAGCGCATCTATCCGCGCAAGCTGGCGGACATGCTTCAGCACAAGCAAAGCAAGCCGGTGTATATTGGGGATTCGAATTGA
- a CDS encoding phosphotransferase family protein → MTIGKMIGRGKTADVYEWGKHEVIKVFHEAHQAAEEANNASLIAGLDIRTPRFGGLVEHEGRQCLIYERIRGHSMLWQIEPKQESILANAKLMAELQHQLHGLQVEFTPNLKQELTYKIKAAPSLSDMEKDRILASMVRLPEGRTLCHYDFHPDNILLAADGPVIIDWMNVLVGDAAADVARTSMMIRSHAVPPQAPGWLHERELRLLFHDTYAEAYKRLSGMRAEEIETWRLPTLAARIIEMSGEERNEIVRLVEEILA, encoded by the coding sequence ATGACTATAGGCAAAATGATTGGCAGAGGCAAGACGGCCGACGTGTACGAATGGGGAAAGCATGAGGTCATCAAGGTGTTTCATGAAGCGCATCAAGCGGCGGAAGAAGCGAATAATGCGTCGCTGATCGCCGGTTTGGACATCAGGACGCCGCGCTTCGGCGGATTGGTGGAGCACGAAGGGCGCCAATGTCTCATCTATGAGCGCATTCGAGGGCATTCCATGCTGTGGCAGATTGAGCCTAAACAAGAAAGCATCCTGGCGAATGCCAAATTAATGGCGGAGCTTCAGCATCAGCTCCATGGGCTGCAGGTTGAATTCACGCCTAACTTGAAGCAAGAGCTGACGTATAAAATCAAGGCGGCTCCAAGCCTCTCGGATATGGAAAAAGATCGTATTCTGGCCTCCATGGTGCGGCTTCCGGAGGGGCGGACGCTGTGCCACTATGATTTTCACCCGGACAATATTTTGCTGGCGGCGGATGGTCCGGTTATTATCGATTGGATGAACGTCTTAGTCGGCGATGCCGCGGCTGACGTGGCGCGGACGTCCATGATGATTCGGTCGCACGCGGTGCCGCCTCAAGCTCCGGGTTGGCTTCACGAACGCGAGCTTCGTTTGCTTTTTCACGATACGTATGCGGAAGCGTACAAGAGGCTGTCCGGCATGAGGGCGGAGGAGATCGAGACGTGGAGGCTCCCGACGCTGGCGGCTCGAATCATTGAAATGTCCGGCGAGGAGCGGAACGAAATCGTACGATTGGTAGAGGAGATACTAGCATGA
- a CDS encoding ABC transporter substrate-binding protein, which translates to MRKSLVWLSVIALSLTLVLAGCGSKNETATKVRIGEVTRSIFYAPQYVAITNGFFEDEGLDVELTTTPGGDKTMTALLSNNIDVALVGSETSIYVSVQGSDDPVINFAQLTQTDGTFLISRNKLDSFDWSMLKGSKFLGQRKGGMPQMAGEFTLKKHGIDPQNDLELIQNVEFANIVPAFTSGTGDFVQLFEPSATMIEQQGKGYVVASFGTESGHLPYTVFMTKQSYIEKNADTVQKFTNAVHKGQLWVQEHSVNEIADAVAPFFPDTDIELIRGVVKRYKDQGSFATDPIIDEAEWNNLQDVMKSAGELDAPADFGKLVNNTFAEEAIKNVK; encoded by the coding sequence TTGAGAAAAAGCTTAGTGTGGCTCTCCGTCATCGCGCTCAGCTTGACGCTGGTGCTTGCAGGCTGCGGAAGCAAAAACGAGACGGCTACGAAGGTGCGGATCGGCGAGGTTACGCGTTCGATCTTCTATGCGCCGCAGTATGTCGCGATTACGAACGGATTTTTTGAAGACGAAGGTCTCGACGTTGAATTGACGACGACGCCCGGCGGGGACAAAACGATGACGGCGCTGCTCAGCAACAACATCGACGTGGCGCTGGTCGGTTCGGAAACCTCGATTTATGTCTCGGTGCAAGGCTCGGACGATCCGGTCATCAACTTCGCGCAATTGACGCAAACGGACGGCACGTTCCTCATTTCGCGCAACAAGCTCGACAGCTTCGATTGGAGCATGCTGAAGGGCTCCAAATTCCTCGGCCAGCGCAAAGGCGGCATGCCGCAAATGGCGGGCGAGTTCACGCTGAAGAAGCATGGCATCGATCCGCAGAACGACCTGGAGCTGATCCAGAACGTTGAATTCGCGAATATCGTGCCGGCGTTCACGTCGGGCACCGGCGATTTTGTCCAGCTGTTCGAGCCATCGGCTACGATGATTGAGCAGCAAGGCAAAGGCTACGTCGTGGCCTCGTTCGGAACGGAAAGCGGCCATCTGCCTTATACCGTTTTCATGACGAAGCAAAGCTACATCGAGAAAAATGCCGACACGGTGCAAAAGTTTACGAACGCCGTGCACAAAGGGCAGCTCTGGGTACAGGAGCATAGCGTAAACGAGATCGCCGATGCCGTCGCGCCGTTCTTCCCGGACACGGACATCGAGCTGATCCGCGGCGTCGTGAAACGGTATAAAGACCAAGGCTCGTTCGCAACCGATCCGATCATCGATGAAGCGGAATGGAACAATCTTCAAGATGTCATGAAATCGGCCGGCGAGCTGGATGCTCCGGCAGACTTCGGCAAGCTGGTGAACAATACGTTCGCGGAAGAAGCGATCAAGAACGTGAAATGA
- a CDS encoding ABC transporter ATP-binding protein, protein MLPAVEATNVTHVYVNENGASLALDHISLAVANGEFVSLVGPSGCGKTTLLSIIAGLIKPTEGAVRIHGETVTGPTSKIGYMLQQDFLFPWRTIRENVTIGLEIMGKLTREKKDYALHLLEELGLGQAATKFPGELSGGMRQRAALARTLATEPDILFLDEPFSSLDFQTKLQLENLIFQTLKDRRKTSLLVTHDIAEAIAMSDRIIVLQRNPGRIGSEIVIPEQLAAAMPIDAREQDGFQEWFRVVRKEFATMEKRR, encoded by the coding sequence ATGCTCCCTGCCGTGGAAGCAACCAATGTCACGCATGTGTACGTCAACGAGAACGGCGCATCGCTCGCCTTGGATCATATCTCTCTGGCGGTCGCGAACGGGGAATTCGTCTCCCTCGTCGGACCGAGCGGCTGCGGCAAAACAACGCTGCTCTCGATTATCGCCGGCCTCATCAAGCCTACGGAAGGGGCGGTGCGCATTCACGGTGAGACCGTGACCGGGCCAACCTCGAAGATCGGCTACATGCTTCAGCAGGATTTTCTGTTCCCCTGGCGGACGATCCGCGAAAATGTCACGATCGGGCTGGAGATTATGGGCAAGCTGACGCGGGAAAAGAAGGATTACGCGCTCCATCTGCTGGAGGAGCTGGGACTCGGTCAAGCCGCTACCAAGTTCCCGGGCGAGCTGTCAGGCGGGATGAGGCAGCGGGCGGCGCTTGCGCGCACCTTGGCGACGGAGCCGGATATTTTGTTTCTGGATGAGCCGTTCTCCTCGCTTGATTTTCAGACGAAGCTGCAGCTGGAAAATTTGATTTTCCAAACGTTGAAGGACCGGCGCAAAACGTCGCTGCTCGTCACGCACGACATCGCCGAAGCGATCGCCATGAGCGACCGCATCATCGTGCTGCAGCGGAACCCCGGGCGGATTGGCAGCGAAATCGTGATCCCGGAGCAATTAGCGGCCGCGATGCCGATCGACGCGCGCGAGCAGGATGGGTTTCAGGAATGGTTCCGGGTCGTGCGCAAGGAGTTTGCAACGATGGAGAAAAGGAGATGA
- a CDS encoding ABC transporter permease, translating to MERNSKSDETSRHTNPQLIYAAFKRARNKEKLIVHLTQALLLILLLGAWEYAGRAKWIDVFLFSYPSKIIKLLADKWMDGSLLPHIGVTVAETAAGFALGTLCGLLIATVIWWSPFLARVLDPYLVVLNSLPKVALGPLFIVALGSGVVSIIATILSITVIITTLVIYNAFCEVDANYVKVVKVFGATKTQSFAKVILPASFPAIVSTLKVNVGLAWVGVIVGEFLVAKEGLGYLIIYGFQVFNFTLVLGSLFIIAAFATIMYQVVAAIESRIAKKRR from the coding sequence ATGGAGCGTAATTCGAAAAGCGACGAAACGAGCAGGCATACGAATCCGCAGCTCATCTACGCGGCGTTCAAGCGCGCGCGGAACAAAGAGAAGCTGATCGTTCACCTGACGCAGGCGCTGCTGCTCATCCTCCTGCTTGGCGCTTGGGAGTATGCGGGCAGAGCGAAGTGGATCGATGTCTTTCTCTTCAGCTACCCAAGCAAAATCATCAAGCTGCTGGCGGACAAATGGATGGACGGCTCGCTGCTGCCGCATATCGGCGTAACGGTTGCGGAGACGGCGGCGGGATTCGCGCTCGGCACGCTGTGCGGGCTGTTGATCGCGACGGTGATCTGGTGGAGCCCTTTTCTGGCGCGCGTTCTCGATCCTTACTTGGTCGTGCTGAACTCGCTGCCGAAGGTCGCGCTGGGACCGCTCTTCATCGTTGCGCTTGGCTCCGGCGTCGTTTCGATTATCGCGACGATTTTATCGATCACCGTCATCATTACGACGCTCGTTATCTATAACGCCTTCTGCGAGGTAGACGCCAATTACGTCAAAGTCGTGAAAGTGTTCGGCGCGACGAAGACGCAATCGTTCGCGAAAGTGATTTTGCCCGCATCCTTCCCTGCAATCGTATCGACGCTGAAAGTAAACGTAGGGCTGGCGTGGGTCGGCGTTATCGTCGGCGAGTTTCTCGTCGCGAAGGAAGGGCTTGGCTATTTGATCATCTACGGGTTTCAAGTGTTCAATTTCACGCTCGTGCTAGGCAGCTTGTTTATTATCGCGGCCTTCGCCACGATCATGTATCAGGTTGTCGCCGCAATCGAGTCCAGAATCGCAAAAAAGAGGCGTTAA
- a CDS encoding RNA polymerase sigma-70 factor gives MDEANGAFAEEYEAYRPLLFGLAYRLLGSVMDAEDAVQEAYLYVSEKRPEHVGNPKAYLCKIVTNRCIDLLRSTRKQREVYVGPWLPEPLVQEEEAEGPDDRYLQKESISTAYLLLLQQLSWVERAVFLLREVLQYEYDEIAEIVGKSSTNCRQIFRRAKAAISRLPEQPSPQQQAASPSPRPAPLPQPVEQFVQALLSGNMGQLLSVVRADAVLYSDGGGKVKAAVRPIAGAERIAAYFNGLQTKQPDLISRYVLSEVNRDIGIIGYDQDRQPYFVLSFEMQDGQIASFYLVVNPDKLKHIAALRD, from the coding sequence ATGGATGAAGCAAACGGAGCATTCGCAGAAGAGTATGAAGCCTACCGGCCGCTGCTGTTCGGTCTGGCTTATCGGTTGCTGGGCAGCGTCATGGACGCGGAGGATGCGGTACAGGAAGCTTATCTCTACGTAAGCGAGAAACGCCCGGAGCATGTCGGCAATCCGAAGGCCTACCTTTGCAAAATCGTTACGAACCGCTGCATCGACCTGCTGCGTTCCACTCGCAAACAGCGCGAGGTATACGTCGGCCCGTGGCTGCCGGAGCCGCTTGTCCAGGAAGAGGAGGCCGAAGGGCCGGACGACCGGTATTTGCAGAAGGAGTCTATCTCCACCGCGTACCTGCTCTTGCTTCAGCAACTATCCTGGGTGGAGCGCGCCGTCTTCCTGCTTCGCGAGGTTCTGCAATACGAATATGACGAAATCGCGGAAATCGTCGGCAAGAGCAGCACGAATTGCCGGCAAATTTTCCGCCGGGCCAAGGCGGCGATCAGCCGGCTGCCCGAGCAGCCATCGCCCCAGCAGCAAGCGGCATCCCCGTCCCCGCGGCCAGCGCCGCTCCCGCAGCCCGTCGAGCAGTTCGTGCAGGCGCTGCTGTCCGGCAACATGGGCCAGCTGCTCAGCGTCGTCCGCGCGGATGCGGTTCTCTACTCCGACGGCGGCGGCAAAGTGAAGGCTGCGGTACGTCCGATTGCGGGCGCGGAGCGGATTGCGGCTTACTTCAATGGGCTCCAAACCAAGCAGCCGGATCTCATCAGCCGGTATGTCTTGTCCGAAGTGAACCGGGATATCGGGATCATCGGTTACGATCAAGACAGGCAGCCGTACTTCGTCCTCTCTTTCGAGATGCAGGACGGCCAAATCGCCTCGTTCTATCTCGTAGTCAATCCCGACAAGCTCAAGCACATTGCGGCGTTAAGAGACTGA
- a CDS encoding phytoene desaturase family protein has translation MKTKYDTAVIGGGLAGFVAAIKAAEGGQSVVLLEKSNRFGGRAMTNHTSGVYLNMGGHALYKAGRAIAILKELGIKLEGGKPSANVNVLWNDRLVMLGSDPIRMLASKLLPWSGKMQLIRLFMKLMRLNVNDIQANSVREWAEDEVKDPMVRHIFYALSRTATYVSDPDHQLAKPALAQIQRSLKGVLYINGGWQTIIDELNDRAQKAGVTIVSGKHVSAIQHEGGKVLGLLLADYSTVEAANVICTASPSECFKLVPGAEYTSLQRWAIEAKPATAACLDVGLRELPVPENEVALGLDQPVFFSNHSVNAKMSDNGSYVIHIVKYNRPGENDPKAAEQLLLETMNRLQPGWESKAVAKQFLPSIPVTQGYPHINQSMADIGPDVPEIQGLYVAGDWASHGELLADASAASAVRAAEAIVHRSSAARRAAAI, from the coding sequence ATGAAAACGAAATACGATACAGCCGTAATCGGCGGGGGCTTGGCCGGATTTGTTGCAGCGATTAAAGCGGCGGAGGGCGGGCAGTCCGTCGTGCTGCTCGAGAAGTCGAACCGCTTCGGCGGGCGGGCGATGACGAATCATACGAGCGGTGTGTATTTGAATATGGGCGGGCATGCTTTATACAAGGCGGGGCGCGCGATCGCAATCTTGAAGGAGTTGGGCATCAAGCTCGAAGGCGGCAAGCCGTCCGCGAACGTGAACGTGCTATGGAACGATCGGCTTGTGATGCTGGGCTCGGACCCGATCCGAATGCTCGCCTCCAAGCTGCTGCCCTGGTCCGGCAAAATGCAGCTCATCCGCCTCTTCATGAAGCTCATGCGGCTGAACGTGAACGACATTCAAGCAAACAGCGTCCGAGAGTGGGCGGAAGACGAAGTGAAGGACCCGATGGTCCGGCATATTTTCTACGCGCTGAGCCGTACGGCGACTTATGTGTCCGATCCGGATCACCAGCTCGCGAAGCCTGCGCTAGCCCAGATCCAGCGTTCGCTGAAAGGCGTGCTTTATATAAACGGCGGCTGGCAAACGATTATCGATGAGCTCAACGACAGGGCGCAAAAGGCGGGCGTTACCATCGTAAGCGGCAAGCACGTCTCGGCCATCCAGCATGAGGGCGGTAAAGTGCTAGGGCTCCTGCTGGCGGACTATTCGACGGTAGAGGCCGCGAACGTCATCTGTACCGCATCGCCGAGCGAGTGCTTCAAGCTCGTACCCGGCGCGGAATATACCTCGCTGCAGCGCTGGGCAATCGAGGCGAAACCGGCTACCGCCGCCTGCCTGGACGTCGGACTGCGCGAGCTTCCTGTCCCGGAGAACGAAGTTGCGCTCGGCCTGGATCAGCCGGTTTTCTTCTCCAACCATTCCGTTAATGCGAAAATGAGCGACAATGGGTCCTATGTGATTCATATCGTCAAATATAACCGCCCTGGCGAGAACGACCCGAAGGCCGCGGAACAGCTGCTGCTCGAAACGATGAATCGGCTGCAGCCGGGCTGGGAGTCGAAAGCCGTCGCCAAGCAGTTTCTCCCGTCGATTCCGGTGACTCAAGGCTACCCGCACATTAATCAGTCCATGGCGGACATCGGCCCCGATGTCCCTGAAATTCAGGGACTTTACGTCGCAGGAGACTGGGCCAGCCATGGCGAATTGCTTGCTGACGCGTCTGCGGCAAGCGCCGTCCGTGCGGCGGAAGCGATCGTACACCGTTCGTCCGCGGCAAGAAGGGCGGCGGCAATCTGA
- a CDS encoding transposase has translation MQKSTMFSTILQSIMTKDEVLPFVKQLGYNDTARKFTVYDLFMFLAQSALQQWDGYRDGEKRMHTTGLAPIHYSTISKKAKEVPFELFKQLLHLMISKCNRPTRRNLRIPKQLLIADSTKITVGMGRLPWAPLKGERAGIKLHVSLVADEGCLHQVTETTGNCPDLLSCADIRGKHFILVADRAYGKHKLFDDTWSKNSSLSSGSGTTRTGNPVILATNLHKPSAEAIAEMYKKRWQIEVFFRWIKQHLNVLTRFGTTPNAVFGQLYTALLVYVILKFLFDQGNALVHQSAKLTFAEFDRLFSLNNLPTEWTVYLTSKFTLP, from the coding sequence ATGCAAAAGTCTACTATGTTCTCAACTATTCTGCAATCGATCATGACGAAAGATGAAGTACTGCCTTTCGTTAAGCAGCTTGGCTATAACGATACTGCTCGGAAATTTACCGTCTATGACCTGTTCATGTTTCTTGCCCAGTCGGCGCTCCAACAGTGGGATGGCTACCGTGATGGCGAAAAACGTATGCACACCACCGGTCTTGCACCCATTCATTATTCGACCATCTCAAAGAAAGCCAAGGAAGTTCCATTCGAGCTTTTTAAGCAGCTGCTGCATCTCATGATCAGCAAATGTAATCGCCCGACTCGGCGCAATTTACGTATTCCGAAGCAGCTGTTAATTGCCGATTCAACGAAGATCACAGTCGGAATGGGACGTTTGCCATGGGCACCGCTAAAAGGAGAACGGGCTGGGATTAAACTCCATGTTTCTCTCGTTGCTGATGAAGGATGTCTTCATCAAGTAACGGAGACCACGGGCAATTGCCCAGATTTGCTTAGTTGTGCGGATATTCGAGGCAAGCATTTTATATTGGTAGCGGATCGCGCTTATGGGAAGCATAAACTGTTCGATGATACCTGGAGCAAAAACAGCAGTTTGTCATCCGGCTCCGGGACAACACGCACTGGAAACCCGGTTATACTAGCAACTAATTTACACAAACCCTCAGCCGAAGCGATCGCCGAGATGTACAAGAAACGCTGGCAAATTGAAGTCTTTTTCCGGTGGATCAAGCAACATTTGAACGTTCTGACACGCTTTGGTACAACGCCAAACGCAGTATTCGGCCAATTGTACACGGCATTGCTTGTGTATGTGATCCTCAAATTTCTGTTTGATCAAGGAAATGCACTCGTGCATCAAAGCGCCAAATTAACGTTCGCCGAATTCGACCGGTTATTTAGTTTGAACAATTTACCGACTGAATGGACGGTTTATTTGACGAGCAAATTCACCTTACCCTAA